The Fusarium falciforme chromosome 4, complete sequence genomic interval AGGATTTCTGCGCCTGCCGGGAGGTTTCTTTGACGGGATGGTCCGATACCGAGTTTCGACGAATGGCTATCTTGAGCGGATGTGACTATCTGGATGGTCTTCCAAGTGTCGGGTTGAAGACAGCATATCGAATGCTCCGCAAGACCAAAGCTCCCGAACGAGTAGTGCGCATGCTTCAATTCCAGGGCAAGCGAATTTCGGAAAACTACTTGACCCAGTTCTACCAGGCCGAATTGACCTTCCTGCATCAATGGGTCTTCTGTCCCaacaagaagcagctcgTTCACCTCACTGACCTGGATGGTACGCGGACTGCCGAGGAGATGCCCTTCATTGGAGCCTTTGTGGAGCCCGAAGTTGCACGAGCGGTGGCCAAGGGTGATATGAatcccatcaccaagatGCCCATCATTCTCCCTCTGACGCCGTCCAAGAGAAGACATTCACAGACCACTTCTAGCTCTGTCGATGAGCCTCCGCCCATGAAGCCCATCAACTCATACTTCAAGGGTCACCAACGGATACCTATGGGTGAGATGGATCCCAATTGCTTCGAAGTCGACCCTCAACGAGTTTCGCAAATTACCGGAGGAGGATTGGTTCCCCGGGTGTTCCCTCTGCCCAGGCCTTATCTTGATGAAGCAACTCGGCCCACGGCCCCAGGTCCTTCCAACCGCACGCGATCATCCCCACGACTCAACCGCCGCCGAACTGAGCCAATCTCCAGTATGCTCGCTCGGATTGCTGGCAGCCCTCCCACCACAAGACGTACGTCTTCTGTGGGTACGGCGTCCAACTCATCCGCGGCCCCCTCGACCGATCCTATGAACAGACCACCCAAGAAGGCCCGTCTGTGTGACGACAACGAAGCCGAGCCCATTGATTCTCCGCCGGAGAGGAGCAGGTTCTTTTCAGCTCCAAAGCTACGaagaagcccgagaaggGCCAAGAGCGATGCGTACTTGCTGTCAGACGACTCTCTTGATGAGGCACTTATGGCTCTTCCTGACTTTGAAGGCTGGAAACCTGCCGACAAGTCAAGAAAGTCCATTTCAGTCtttgaggagagggagagccAGGAAACTACCACCACGAGCGACAGTTTCACTACCACGGCCGACAGTGAGAGTCAGGCATCCTTCAAACATGAACAGACACCAATGTCATCTTTTGAAGATCCtatgcctcctcctcgatcaaCCGCGCCTCTCTCAAAGCCTTCCGAGACTCCCTCTCGACCCAATCTCCGCCAATTCTCATACTCGAAACCAACTGAAACCCCTGCTTCGGATGTTTCGCGACGCTCCTCGGTATTCAGTGCGGCATCCACTCCCTCAACCGCGCCTTCGACTGCCGCTTCTCGAATGACGCCGCTGCAGCGGCTCGGTGCTCGTGCCCTCAGCGGTCCCATGTCTCCCAAGCTGCCCAAGCCACGCAACAGCCTTGACAGGCAGTTCCTCTCGGGCGTTCCTGTGAACCCAGCATTCGTTCCCCTCCCCAAGGTCAACCTGAAGGAGGTGGAGCAATTGAACCGAGGCAGTGAGGACCAGATCATCCCCGATagtgacgaggaagatgaggacgatgacgaagtCGAGCTTGCACCTCCgaagaagctcaacctcTCCCGCTTCGCATTTGCATAGAGCGTCGCCAGCTCCCTCTCATACCCCCCACTTGGGGCCATTGAAGCGAAACTTGAATTAATCGACACGGCATTCCTCCAacctttttcttactttgctttttttttatttcttgtACTGCAGCTGCTAGCCGTCAGAACGCATCCCATTGCTTGCCGTTCTGTAGGTACATACAACATGTGGTCGGAGTTAGCGTCTTGTGGAAACTCGTGCGTATTGAGACACAGTGGAACACTGTCGGTGTAGGAGGAGACAGAATATCAAATAGGCGTTTTTTGGCACCAAGTTTTGCCCAGGGGTTCTACAATAATACCCAATTCGCAGTCATTCAGATTTTTCCAAGGAGTGAACAAATAGGTAGCACGCACAAAAGCCTCGCAGTCAAGTCAGACAATCGCTCTTTTCAAGGCACAAAAATGGCTGTCTTGCTGTAGTTGTAAATGTGATGTGTTTCTTTATGTACTCGCTGAATAAACCTCGTGATCCATGTCGATGACTGCGTTGCAGAAACATGTCGTAACAAATCTATGTATGAACCAAGACCCAGACCTCCCATCCcattccatcatccatccacatccactGCAGAGGACAACCAAgccattcatcatcatcgccttcTTCGCGCCAACGCCTCCAGCTATGGTGGGCCCAACGCCTAAAAAAAACCCACGCCTCGTGCCTCGTCTAGTTCTCATGATGGGTAAGAATGACTGATGACGGACAACAAAGAAAAGGGGGGTTGCAAAACAGGTGGTAAAGACAAATTTGTGTTGAAAGGTGGCAATGAGGCTGAGAAGCCACGTACCACGGTGGCAGTTGCGGGCTGGTTAAGAATGTCGCTGTACAGCAATGTCGCCGTCTATAGTTGTTGCACTGATATCAACTTCTGGTGCAAGGTCAAGGTGTCTCGTCTCAACCGTATGCTTGCCTATCCAGCGGGTGGCCAGAATACGGCAGTGGTTAAAATACCGTCCAACCAAGCGTTGGCTGGTTGGGGGCAGTGGACGGTGTTATGATGCAGAGTTTTGGAGCGTTCCCCATGGGGATGCCTCCGGCTTTAACGACGGGGGGCGGGCCCAGCAGTCGTGTTAGCCACGAGGTCCGAGTTAAATACCCATTCACCTGTGATGAAAGATCAGTCAGTCATGCTGTCATGAACAATACACGGGTTTTCAAGGGTTGCACATACCTTTGGCCAAGTTCTCGGCGGTATCGGCGAGGAGAATCACACGCCTCTTGTTACAGTACGAGGTCTTATCCATGATGTCCACCTTTAGCTTAGGGTCGGACAATTCTTGAATAGGCTTCTCAAACATCTCGGATAGATCTTCCACAGCCATTTCCAGGTCCTTCTGGTTGTCCTCGAAAATCTCGGTGAGGTTGTTTCTAGCCAGGTAAAAGGCGAAAGCGTAGGTCCACTTGAGGGTCTGTCGGCAGGTCTGGAGGGCCTGGGACGCCGAGTTAAGGTACTGAACCTCGATCCAGGACATGCCCGAGGCGGTCTGAAGCTGCACCATCTTCTTTTCTGTCTTTTGGGCAATGTCCTTATCCAGCTTGGCCGATTGCTCGTGGTTGGCATAGCGGTTGTAATAGTGGAGATAGCGCTCAAGAGACGTTCGCGACTTTGCTTGCGCATCTCGTGCTTCGGCACCGCTCTTCTCCTCGTACCGGTTGCAGTTGTACCAACTGGTGCCGTGCTCAGACCAGAGCCCCATGCACATCCAACAAAACTCGTACTTGCACTTCCGGCAGGTCATGTGGTTGCAGCCTCCGTTCTTCTCGATCGTCGAATTACACTTGGGACACTCCTTTGTGTTGGCCGATATCCAATTCGCCGTTTCCGAGTCATCGGCACATTTCTTGAGCCATTTCTTCACCAGCTCGCAAGGAGCAGGCTGGTGATCCGGGTTGGGACAACCGAAGCAGAACCTGTAGCCGCAGCGGCACTCGACCGTGGGGACAATCTTGTCGagatccttcttcttgacgccACACTCGAGGGCGTTGGGACAGTCAGGGGCAGGACACCACTTAAAATTGTCCTTGTCTTCGACGTATGTCCggttgagaagctcctgGTAGCGACCCGACAACTCTTGCGTCACAAGCACGTCGAGCGAGGCCGAGTCGAGGATACGACCGCAGCCGTCTGAGGGGCACTGGATTCTAGCagcctcaccctcctccttgatcttctgcGTCAGGTAGTGGCGGTAGCACTCTACGCAGTACCGGTGACCACACTTCATGGCAAACGACTCGAGaccgtcttcatcctcgcaGCAGATGTCACAGATGAAGCCGGGGATGACCTCCAGCTGTGGTTGCGCCGCCGAGCTGTTACCCAGGCCGGCAGCCTCCATGACCTTTTCAGGGCGGTCCATATAATCTTCAAGTAGACGCTCCTTGTTCCATCGGAAATAACGGAGCAGGATGGCGGCGTCTTCTTTTTGCATGTCTAGGATCATGTTGACCTCGTTGATCATGTCATCTTGTTGGCGTTGAATGTCGGTCGGCTCGTAGACTTTGTAGGATACGACGTGGGCGGCCTGTCTCTTCTTATCGAGATCCTTGGCCAAACCAAAGTCGGGATCGGGCTCGTCAaactcttcatcatcgaagTCTATTAAATCGAATCTTTATCAGCAACGAGCAAGGCAAAGGTGGTTGTTTAGAAGGGAAAGGTTACCGTCACCAGCCGACATCTCGTCCCCACTGTCGTCCTGCATCAACTCGTCGTCGCTCGAAAGAGCCGACATGTACTCCTCGTCCGAATCCATCGGGTTGCTGGCCGTGGTGACCGGGGTCGGGGGCAGGGCGTGGTTGTCCGACACGGCGGCTGAGGCGATGATTCTCTTGTTGGGTGTTTCGTCTCTGTTGGCAGAGGTAATCGTCGCCTCAGCAGCCTTCCGCTTCCTCGTGGTGGGGGGAATCGTGGCGGTTTTTAAAGGAAAGGGTTTGGGATGGGTAGGTAGGCAAAGAAGGGTCGTCGGAGGATGAGAACGAGGGCGCAGATTTCAGAGGTGGCGTTGGCGTTTGCAGCCGGGTGACTAAAGCTACCTAGGGAGGTGCTGTAGTCGTGACGGTAGACCGAGTCAGAGAAGGGATCTGAGACCAAGAGGGGTGCCTGGGCAGGTATGACTATGACTATGACGGTGTCGGGTCGGGGCCGTTGGATCGGGGATAGGCAGAAAAGAGACCCAAGAGTCCAACGTGGAAAGCGTCGCGAGGCACGGTAAGGTGCTTACTTGGCTGTCAGTCCGTTAGTCACGCGGGAGTCGAGGCtgcgagtcgagtcgagtcgacgAGTGAGAGGATGGCGTGACACACTCTAGGCTGGCGAGCTGAATGGGACGGGAAGAGAGTATTGAAAGTGGGAGAGAAAACCGTGGTTTGCTGGGTTTCTGATGATGAGATCAGAAGTCACCCTCATTCACACACAGACACAGACAAGGCGCACGGCGATTGCGGGTTGGGCGGGTACGGTGTGTGGGGGGATGGATCGGAAGGCGCGATACACAACctaggcaaggcaaggcagcaGGCGGGAAAAAGCTCAGTCTCAGTGTCAGTCATGGATGTTCAGGCCATCATGGATGCCAGCGCGCCAGCGATTTCCCAGGCCAGGCAGAGGAGCCgaagagggcgacgacgggaCGGGTGGACTCTGGGCTGGACGGGACTGGAAGCTGGAGGGCGAGGTCGGTGGGGTCATGCATTCGATGGTTTGTTTCTGGTGGGCAGCAGCAAAGTGCCACCCGTGTACCGGCTAAGCCACACCAATGAAAGGGCGCGACAGCTGGCGGTCAATTACTCATACATTTGTTTCTGGATAGAGAGCTGAGCAAATGGTTATTAATTCACTTACATATATTGCCCTTTTTTCTTAGTCAATAGccttttcccttctttcctcCTTTTATATCCCCTATTTCGTGCTGCCCTTGTCATGATGCTCATTCCAGATGTTGGCTGACAGTGGCTGACACCTGTCGGTCTGCGTTGGCCGAGAGTGGCTGGACTCCACCCCTGGATGACGCATGTACGTACTCCACGCGAGTACGCTTCCTCCCGAGAATGGCTGTTGTCTTGCGGTAACGTCCAACCCCCCACAACCGACCACCCCCCACAACCGACCACCCATTTTCCACCTTGCAACACCATTAGGCCACATCTTCAGACCGCGATTTCTCAACCAATATTGAAGCTATCGCCAAGCCGACTTTTGCATCGTTTTCGCCATGCCCGAATGGACCGAACAGAATATGCAAGATGCGTTACAGATGTACGCAGACGGCATTTCAATGAATAAGGCCGCCGACGCGTATGGGATACCGCGTTCCACCTTCAAGGGACGAATTCACGGCTGCAATCCGCGAAAAGAGCATGACGAGGCCCGGCAAAAGCTTACGCCACGGCAGGAAAGGAAGCTACGAGACTGGATTCTTATCCAGCACGACCTAGGCTGCCCTGTTTCTCACTCGCAAGTCAGAGACTTCGCCGGCAAGGTGGCCATACGCAACGGCTTCAAAGATGGTGTCGGAAAACACTGGCTTGAGGGTTTTTTAACGCGTTTTTCAGACGTGAAGACACTCAAAGGCAAGAAGATTAACTCTGACCGCTATTACGGCGCTTCTACTGAACTAATTAAGGCCTTCTTTATGCTTCTGATGATGCCGcccgtcaagaagatcaagcagAAGCATCGTTACAATGTAGACGAAGTCGGTATGATGGAAGGGATCGGACTCAACGGTCTCATTCTCGGTCGAGCAGAGAAGAAGTCAGCACTTTTGAAACAGCCTGGTT includes:
- a CDS encoding Exonuclease 1 — protein: MGVTGLLPLLKSIQKPTELKKYDGQTLGVDAYGWLHRAAYCCALELGQGKPTQKYINAAMMRVRMLRHFGVTPYMVFDGDYLPSKAATEDSRAKKRDDKKKVAMELLRAGKPAQATQEFQKCIDITPEMASALIQQLKKLDIPYVVAPYEADAQLVYLERQGLIHGIISDDSDLLVFGAKKLLTKLDQYGNCIEINRKDFCACREVSLTGWSDTEFRRMAILSGCDYLDGLPSVGLKTAYRMLRKTKAPERVVRMLQFQGKRISENYLTQFYQAELTFLHQWVFCPNKKQLVHLTDLDGTRTAEEMPFIGAFVEPEVARAVAKGDMNPITKMPIILPLTPSKRRHSQTTSSSVDEPPPMKPINSYFKGHQRIPMGEMDPNCFEVDPQRVSQITGGGLVPRVFPLPRPYLDEATRPTAPGPSNRTRSSPRLNRRRTEPISSMLARIAGSPPTTRRTSSVGTASNSSAAPSTDPMNRPPKKARLCDDNEAEPIDSPPERSRFFSAPKLRRSPRRAKSDAYLLSDDSLDEALMALPDFEGWKPADKSRKSISVFEERESQETTTTSDSFTTTADSESQASFKHEQTPMSSFEDPMPPPRSTAPLSKPSETPSRPNLRQFSYSKPTETPASDVSRRSSVFSAASTPSTAPSTAASRMTPLQRLGARALSGPMSPKLPKPRNSLDRQFLSGVPVNPAFVPLPKVNLKEVEQLNRGSEDQIIPDSDEEDEDDDEVELAPPKKLNLSRFAFA